From Vigna radiata var. radiata cultivar VC1973A unplaced genomic scaffold, Vradiata_ver6 scaffold_443, whole genome shotgun sequence, a single genomic window includes:
- the LOC106754575 gene encoding uncharacterized protein LOC106754575: MDELQNRLASFIRVEEGRAHQRGREEVEPVHRPARERIRPPSGRSDRRGGYGNKDHTRVQQYVHHTPLNAPRARVLEEALRANLLAVVQIPTPKGADENKYCRYHQNRRHTTEDCNTLKDKLESLVQAGHLQKFVHRGRASSRVGRPPTPHESQKRTRQRADRSRSRSRSVDRAVRGVINTISGGLGTRQPDGNNSDDSQIQGFAGERVDTKGYVDLRTSLGADKDAKEMKVRFLLVEADTSYNVLLGRPCLNMFGAIVSTPHLTLKYPTDDGKVATVRADQKMARECYAVGLKVKPRIANFSSNRSEVAMMELDPRTQFDDRVEPLGDTRPVVIGQQEDQCTTIGRNLTTDHVTLIEELLLKNRDLFAWQAADMPGIHPDIISHKLSLFKDARPVAQRKRRLGNEKRRAVEEEVTKLLEADFIREVKYTTWLSNVVMVKKLNGKWRMCTDFIDLNKACLKDTYPLPSIDDLVDGVSGYEILSFLDAYSGYNQIPMYQPDRDKTAFITERSNYCYEVMSFGLKNAGATYQRLMDKVFQHQIGRCMEVYVDDMVVRSRSVEEHLRDLAEVLDQVRKFGMRLNPLKCTFGVSAGKFLGFMLTSRGIEANPDKCRAILDMRSPSSLKEVQRLVERLTSLSRFIPKLADRIQPILKLMKKQKQVEWNDRCEAAFDKVKQILSNPPVMRRPDYGCDLHLFLAVGEEAVSAALVQEVPEFHPIYFISRVLKEPETRYQQLEKIVLALVIATRRLRPYLQGNQVIVRTDYPISKILRKPDLAGRMIGWSIELSKFGLRYEPRGSIKGQHLADFVAELPGRPSHCCSWVLYVDGSSGHKGGGAGVVLEGPNGIVIEQALIFRFKASNNQAEYEALIAGLELARDLGVKVLCCKTDSQLVAGHMNGTFQIKDDQLLKYFHRAKQLFAHFDSIEVNHIPRSENQRADRLSKLSTGKEKGQLSSLVWQIVFKPAVECLQVYSIAERDDWRREIVMLIQQQEAGIALRSEESKQVARYVIVGEELYRRGYVTPMLKCLSKDESEYVMRELHEGKCGRHGGGRSLRARALRAGFYWPTMEKDCQAFVVKCLACQKHENIIHTPAAALSAIVSPWPFAQWGMDIVGPFPTGRSQFKFLLVAIDYFTKWVEAEPLARISASQVQKFVWRLICRFGLPKYIITDNDRQFIDKKLVTFYKELGITPLTSSVEHPQTNGQAEAMNKIIIQELKKKLGDAKGAWADELQQVLWGY, encoded by the exons ATGGATGAGTTACAAAACAGGTTGGCCAGCTTCATTCGAGTAGAAGAGGGGAGAGCTCATCAACGTGGGAGGGAAGAAGTGGAGCCAGTGCACCGTCCGGCTCGAGAGAGAATTCGTCCACCGTCCGGTAGAAGTGACAGAAGAGGAGGTTACGGAAACAAAGATCATACTCGAGTGCAGCAGTATGTTCACCATACCCCTTTAAATGCGCCACGCGCAAGGGTTCTGGAGGAGGCATTGAGAGCCAATCTGTTAGCAGTGGTACAGATACCAACACCGAAGGGAGCTGATGAAAACAAATATTGCCGATATCATCAGAATCGCAGACATACAACGGAAGATTGCAATACATTGAAGGATAAATTGGAGTCTTTGGTTCAAGCAGGGCATCTTCAAAAATTCGTTCACAGGGGAAGAGCGTCAAGCAGGGTTGGACGGCCCCCCACACCACACGAATCCCAAAAAAGGACTCGGCAGAGAGCCGATCGAAGCAGAAGTAGAAGCAGAAGTGTAGACCGAGCGGTTAGGGGAGTAATCAATACAATATCGGGGGG ACTTGGAACAAGACAACCCGATGGTAATAACAGCGATGATAGCCAGATACAGG GATTTGCGGGAGAAAGAGTAGATACAAAGGGGTATGTTGATCTGAGGACCAGCTTGGGAGCCGATAAGGACGCTAAAGAGATGAAGGTTCGGTTTCTGTTAGTGGAAGCCGACACGTCTTACAATGTCCTCTTGGGAAGACCGTGCTTAAACATGTTCGGGGCTATTGTCTCGACTCCACATTTAACTTTGAAATATCCCACTGATGACGGAAAGGTGGCAACCGTTCGGGCGGATCAGAAGATGGCGCGCGAATGTTACGCGGTAGGGTTGAAGGTCAAGCCCAGAATTGCTAACTTCTCAAGCAACCGATCAGAAGTCGCTATGATGGAGTTAGACCCTCGAACGCAGTTTGACGATCGGGTGGAACCCTTGGGAGATACGCGTCCTGTTGTTATTGGACAGCAAGAAGATCAGTGTACCACAATAGGGCGTAATCTTACCACCGATCATGTGACGTTGATAGAAGAATTGTTGCTGAAAAACAGGGACCTGTTTGCATGGCAAGCAGCTGATATGCCAGGTATTCACCCTGACATAATATCTCATAAATTGTCACTATTCAAGGATGCCCGACCAGTTGCCCAGAGAAAGCGGAGGTTAGGCAACGAAAAAAGAAGAGCAGTAGAGGAAGAGGTAACGAAGTTATTGGAAGCCGATTTCATACGAGAAGTAAAATATACCACATGGCTGTCTAATGTGGTAATGGTGAAAAAACTGAACGGCAAGTGGAGAATGTGTACAGATTTTATTGACCTCAATAAAGCATGCCTGAAAGACACGTATCCCCTTCCAAGCATCGACGACTTGGTGGACGGAGTCTCCGGATATGAAATCTTAAGTTTTTTAGATGCTTATTCGGGATATAATCAAATCCCCATGTATCAGCCCGATCGGGACAAAACGGCCTTCATAACGGAACGTTCCAATTACTGTTATGAGGTTATGTCGTTCGGTCTAAAGAACGCAGGAGCAACGTATCAACGACTTATGGATAAGGTCTTTCAGCATCAGATAGGAAGGTGCATGGAGGTATACGTAGATGACATGGTAGTGAGGAGCCGATCGGTGGAGGAGCACTTGCGGGATTTAGCTGAAGTCCTGGATCAGGTGCGGAAGTTCGGGATGAGGTTAAACCCTCTCAAGTGTACATTTGGAGTATCTGCAGGAAAATTTTTAGGTTTCATGCTTACTTCACGAGGCATCGAGGCCAATCCGGATAAGTGTCGGGCTATTTTGGACATGAGAAGCCCAAGTAGTTTGAAGGAAGTACAACGGTTGGTCGAGAGACTTACATCGCTATCCAGATTCATACCCAAGTTAGCTGACCGAATTCAACCAATCTTAAAGCTAATGAAGAAACAGAAACAAGTAGAGTGGAACGATCGGTGTGAGGCGGCGTTTGACAAAGTAAAGCAAATTCTCTCTAACCCTCCGGTTATGAGACGCCCAGATTATGGTTGCGATTTGCATCTATTCTTGGCTGTCGGTGAAGAAGCGGTCAGCGCAGCATTAGTTCAAGAGGTTCCTGAGTTTCATCCAATTTATTTCATCAGTCGTGTACTGAAAGAACCCGAAACCAGATATCAGCAACTGGAGAAGATAGTCCTAGCACTTGTGATCGCCACCCGAAGGCTCCGCCCCTACCTACAGGGAAACCAGGTAATTGTTCGAACGGATTATCCTATTTCAAAAATTCTGCGTAAACCTGACCTGGCAGGCAGGATGATCGGTTGGTCTATTGAACTCTCTAAGTTCGGTTTGAGGTACGAACCAAGAGGGTCAATTAAAGGCCAGCATTTAGCTGATTTTGTAGCCGAGTTACCAGGACGGCCGTCACATTGTTGCTCATGGGTGTTATACGTGGATGGATCGTCTGGTCATAAAGGAGGTGGAGCGGGTGTTGTATTAGAAGGACCGAACGGTATCGTTATCGAGCAAGCCCTGATCTTCCGGTTTAAAGCCAGCAATAACCAGGCCGAGTATGAGGCCTTAATAGCTGGCCTCGAGTTAGCACGAGATTTGGGGGTTAAAGTGCTGTGTTGCAAAACGGATTCCCAGCTGGTAGCAGGTCACATGAACGGAACCTTCCAAATTAAAGATGACCAACTGCTCAAATATTTCCATAGGGCCAAGCAACTATTCGCACATTTTGACAGCATCGAGGTGAATCATATTCCTAGGAGTGAAAATCAGAGAGCCGATCGTCTATCGAAGCTGTCGACTGGTAAGGAGAAAGGTCAACTGTCTTCGTTGGTCTGGCAAATAGTTTTCAAGCCAGCAGTTGAATGCTTACAAGTCTATTCTATCGCCGAACGGGACGACTGGAGAAGAGAGATTGTAATGCTAATCCAGCAGCAAGAGGCGGGAATAGCTCTCCGATCGGAGGAATCAAAACAGGTTGCAAGGTATGTCATTGTGGGAGAGGAGCTGTACCGAAGAGGATATGTCACTCCAATGTTGAAGTGTTTGTCCAAAGACGAATCCGAATATGTTATGCGAGAACTGCATGAAGGAAAATGTGGTAGACATGGCGGCGGGCGGTCGTTAAGGGCCCGGGCTTTAAGGGCAGGTTTTTATTGGCCGACAATGGAGAAGGATTGTCAGGCCTTTGTCGTCAAATGTTTGGCCTGTCAAAAGCATGAGAACATTATTCACACACCAGCGGCGGCGCTATCGGCCATAGTGTCACCATGGCCCTTTGctcaatggggaatggacataGTGGGGCCATTCCCGACCGGTCGTTCCCAATTCAAATTTCTCTTAGTCGCAATTGACTATTTTACTAAGTGGGTGGAAGCTGAGCCTTTGGCTAGGATATCAGCTTCTCAGGTGCAAAAGTTTGTGTGGCGATTAATCTGCAGGTTCGGTTTGCCAAAGTACATTATCACTGATAACGATCGGCAATTCATCGACAAAAAGCTGGTAACGTTTTATAAGGAGTTGGGAATCACACCTTTAACCAGCTCAGTAGAGCATCCGCAGACGAACGGTCAAGCAGAAGCTATGAATAAGATCATCATTCAAGAACTAAAGAAAAAGCTAGGGGATGCCAAAGGAGCATGGGCAGATGAGTTACAACAGGTACTTTGGGGATACTGA
- the LOC106754588 gene encoding uncharacterized protein LOC106754588 → MHALIMHTYNSDNADSHVEHLGLHKALCVLMGWNYSKPPDNSKAYQFLSVDEVAANQNDLIMWPPLVIIHNTNTGKNRDGRMEGLGNKTMDNKIRELGFMGGKSKSLYGREGHLGITLVKFAGDQSGFKEAIRLAEHFEKENHGRNDWARVQSQTLGKDDENNPNLVKVDEKKGEKRRVLYG, encoded by the exons ATGCATGCTCTCATTATGCACACTTACAACTCAGATAACGCTGATTCACATGTTGAACATTTGGGATTGCACAAAGCTCTGTGTGTCTTAATGGGTTGGAACTACTCAAAGCCTCCTGATAACTCGAAGGCCTATCAGTTTTTATCTGTGGATGAAGTAGCTGCAAATCAGAATGATTTGATCATGTGGCCACCTTTGGTGATCATTCATAACACAAATACAGGAAAAAATAGAGATGGCCGTATGGAGGGTTTGGGAAACAAAACTATGGATAATAAAATTAGAG AGCTTGGATTTATGGGTGGCAAATCAAAGTCATTATATGGAAGAGAGGGTCATTTGGGCATAACACTGGTTAAATTTGCTGGGGACCAATCAGGCTTTAAGGAGGCCATTCGACTTGCTGAACACTTTGAGAAGGAAAACCATGGACGCAATGATTGGGCCCGTGTGCAGTCACAAACATTAGGAAAGGATGATGAAAATAATCCAAACCTTGTTAAGGTGGATGAGAAAAAAGGAGAGAAACGGAGGGTCTTGTATGGCtaa